The Nitrosomonas sp. genomic sequence ATTTGCAATGGCGCTGATAAGACGAGAATCAGCTATAAATCCAAGGCGTGCCAGTCGAATCGCGGGTGTCAGGTTGTGTATCAGGGTATTATTTCCATATTTCCGGGTAATGTGAGCGAGTGCTGCAGGTGTACCTGGGATAGCGGCGGCCAATCCTCCTGTTAATGAGGCTTGGGGAATGGGATTGTCATTATCATCAAGATACATGGCTTCATGAGCATTCCCAGGTGCGGTTTCACGCCCATCAATCATGACTTCAAAACCATCACTAGCACGATGTAATAGCCAGAAACCGCCTCCGCCCAAGCCTGATGCATAAGGTTCGACTACTGCTAATGCTGCGGCTACAGCTACTGCTGCATCAAATGCATTGCCGCCTTGCTCCAATATCCTTTCACCAATTCTGGTTGCCAGGGGATGTGCTGTTACTACGGCATAGTTCGCATGACTCGCTAACGTGTATAAGCCCAATAACAGGCAAAAAATTAGTCTCAGATGGTTACGATAGATTTGTTTGTGAATGGCGACGTCCATTTCTCTATTCCGAAATAATGGAAATAAGGGTAGCTTGTTTATTTGACACGAAGAGGCCGTAACTGTAGCATCACGCGGCTTATAGCTTCAGGTGTCTTCAAGACCGCAGTATTCTTGAAGGTGAAACGGGAAACTGGTGAGTCTTTCTTCCATAGCTTAATAAAGATCATTCTAGTGCTGCCCCCGCAACGGTAATTGAGTTCATTGTTTGCAATATGTCACTGTGCAACTGCATGGGAAGGCGCAAACTTTTAGCAGTATCGCTCATAAGCCCGGAGACCGGCCCGAAAGCTATTTTTAGCACGATATTACGGAGGGTAATATTTGCACGAATAGCGGGTGCTGGTTATAGCGGCATTTCCGTTGTTTGTTTGTATCTATTTGTTACTTCTCTACATACCGTGATTTTATTAATAGATATCGCGCGGGTGTGCGCGGAGGATAACAAATATAATGAAAATTATTTTACTGGTAACTGGTTTTTTGTCACTGATTGTTTATGCTACCACGGTATTTCCAGCTAACCATGTTTACGAAAAACCCATCGTAGTGACGGCAACTCGCACTGCGCAGACAACAGATGAGACGCTGGCAGCGGTTACCGTGATTACTCGCCAGAAGATTGAGCGTCTGCAAGTCAGGTCTATTGAAGACTTATTTCGTGGTTTGCCCGGTATTAGTATCGCCAATAGTGGGGGGCCAGGAAAGCTTACGACAGTTTTCATGCGAGGAACAGAGTCTGATCATGTTCAGGTTTTGATTGACGGTATCCGCGTTGGCTCGGCCACCTCCGGTACAACATCATTTGAGAATATTCCAATTGAACAGATTGAGCGTATTGAAATTGTGCGTGGTCCACGTTCCAGTTTGTATGGTTCAGAGGCGATCGGAGGTGTTATTCAGATTTTCACCCGTAAGGGTGAAAGAGGGCGCAAGCTCAGTTTGAGTTTGGGTGGTGGCAGTTATGGCACGTTGAATGGCTCGGCTAACCTTTCTATAGGTAATGCGCAAGGCTGGCTTAATCTTGGGCTTAGTGGAATTGGTACAGCAGGATTCAATGCCTGCCGTGGTTCAGCGATTTCTGGTTGTTTTAACTCTGCTCCCGATCAAGACAGAGATGGCTATCGTAATGTCTCCGGTGCAGCCCAGGCAGGATATCGCTTTGCTAATGGTCTTGAAATAGCGGCTAATTTTCTTCATGCTGCCGGCAGAACCGAGTTTGATGGTAGTCCATCTTTTGCGCTCAACAAATCGTTAATCACGCAACAGGTTTTTGGTGGATCAGCAAGCTTCTCCCCGCTGGATGTCTGGCGGATCAAATTGACCACAGGACGAAGTCGGGAAAATCTGGATTCCTTTGAGGATAAAGCCTTTAAGTCTCGTTTTAATACCCAGCGTGATACCGTTTTGTTACAAAATGATTTGGCGTTGTTCACTAATCAACTAACAACCCTTGGTGGAGATTACCAACATGATCATGTTGATAGTACGACCCGTTATACGGTGAGTTCACGCTATAACTGGGGTGTTTTTGCGCAACATCAGGCAGTCTTGTCTCGTCATAACCTGCAGGGATCATTGCGCTTGGATAACAATCAGCAATTTGGCAGGCATGTGACAGGTGGCATTGCCTGGGGTTATGCTCTAACGGACAGCATGCGTCTGACTGCTAGTTTTGGTAATGCCTTCAAGGCACCTACCTTTAATGAACTCTACTTTCCGAATTTCAGTAACGCAGAGCTACAGCCGGAAAAATCCCATAGTGTTGAGCTGGGTGCCAAAGGTAATACTGGCTGGGGGGGCTGGTCGCTGAGTCTTTATGAAACCCGTATCAAGGATTTAATTTCATTCAATCTAACTACAGGCGGTATTGATAATGTCAATCAGGCACGTATTCGTGGAGCAGAGGGTGCAATCATCATTCTGATCAAGGGCTGGCATATCAATATGAATCTCACTTTACTTGATCCTGTTGATAGATCTGCCGGATTCAATCGAAGTAATATTCTGGCGCGTCGTGCCCAGCAATCATTCCGTCTTGATACCTACCGTACCTTTGGCAAATTTACGACTGGTGCGTTACTACTGGCGGAAGGTCGGCGCTACGATGATCCGGGCAATACGAGTGAGCTCGATGGTTATGCTAAAGTTGACTTGCGAGCTGAGTATCAAATTAATTCACATTGGCGGCTACAAGGGCGTGTTGAAAATATTTTTGATAAACAATATGAAACTGCTGCATTTTTCAATCAACCGGGCAGGAATTTTTTTGCTACGCTACGCTATCAGCCCTAATTCTTTGTAGAGGAGTTCCAGTATGCTTGCACTATCCATTCGTCACCAAATAATCATAGGTAGTATCCTGATGGTATTGATGATTATCACACGCAGTCATCATTTTGCTGCGATGCACACGTTGCCCGGGGCTTCCTGGGTAGTTTTCTTTCTGGCAGGGGTGTACCTTCGTTCTGCACTACCCTTGCTTGGATTTTTTGTATTAACCTGGATACTGGATTTTGCGGCCTATGCATCAGGTGATGGCGTGAGCGATTACTGCTTAACATATGCCTACGCCTTTTTGATGCCAGCATACGCGTCACTGTGGTTGGCTGGCCGCTGGTATGCTTATCAATATCAATTTACCTGGCGTACCTTGCAGCCACTTCTTTGGAGTATGACTGCAGGGCTGGTTCTTTGTGAGTTATTTTCCAGCGGTGGTTTTTATTTCTTTTCAGACCGGTTTGCAAGTACTACATTAGTAGAATTTAGTCAGCGTGTTATAAGCTATTTTCCACTTTACGTAGGGTCTTTTCTGTTTTACATCATGACGGCAATAATAATGCACAGTGCTGTTAAAGTAATCGATAGTATTCGCGATCTACGGCAATCAGCCAATGGATAAAACAGCAGAATCAATCGCGCGGGAAGAGCGTTATCGTACTCGTATGCAACGAAAGAAAATAACTGTGGATTCAGCTATTGCGCGTGCGGATAAACAAAAAGGACTGCTTCTTCTATTAACCGGCAACGGAAAGGGTAAATCCAGTTCCGGTTTCGGCATGATTGCTCGCGCCTTAGGTCATGATATGCGTGTTGGTGTAGCCCAGTTTATCAAGGGACAATCGAGTACGGGTGAGGAAGCTTTTTTCCGGAAACAGAGTAATGTCGTCTGGCACGTGCTTGGAGAGGGTTTTACATGGGAGACACAGGACCTGAAACGTGATACGGAAACTGCCCAGCATGGCTGGAAAATTGTTCAGAAGATGTTGCGGGATTCATCGCTAAATTTAATCCTGCTGGATGAGCTGACTTACCCGCTCAAGTATGGCTGGCTGGATTCGGCGGCCGTAGTGGAGGATCTAAATAACCGTCCAGCAATGCAACATGTTGTTATTACTGGACGTGGCGCACCGGAAGCGCTATATGCAATAGCGGATACCGTCACGGAGATGTATGACAAGAAACATGCTTTTCAGGCGGGTATTCAGGCACAAGCTGGTATTGATCTGTAATGCTAATACAGGCTCAAAAATAGCTGACTTAAAAATGGCTTGCAACCTGGTTTTAAATTGAGTAGCATTAACCATGTTTTTAGCATGGAATTGTTTTGCAGTTTTTGCAAAAAATCTTTTGAATGCTTTGTTTCTGTCAAAAGTTGTGGGGTAGCTGTCGACCATAATAATCAAAGGAGGGCTTCGTTTTGCAAATAAATCTTAATAACTTGAAAATATTGCCTTTTGGGCTGTGTGGTATTTTTCTTATTGCCACTTGTGTATATGCTGAAACAGATTATAGGACTGGTTTTGAAAATGACTATGATCGGGGATTGGTTGAAAGTCTGACCGGGTTTAAATATAACGAAACAAATTTCATGAAATCGTTAGGAATTAAATTTGGAGGCTGGACAGAAATCGGGTTTACTGGCAATCCTGATAATCCTAAAGATGCGAACGGCCCTGTTACGTTTAATACTGGTCCCAATGAATTTAAATTGCATCAGGTCTATGGTTTTATTCAACGAGAAGTAGATACTAACTCAAGCACAGTTAATTTCGGTTTTCGAGCCGACCTGTTATATGGCACTGATGCCCGTTTTGCAACAGCGTCAAATTTTGATGTAAATATTCTAAACAGTACTGGCGAGCGTAAACTGGTATTTCCACAAGTTTATGTCGATGCTTTTCTACCAATTGGAAACGGTATAACGGCTACCGTTGGTCACTTTTATACACTAATCGGCTACGAGGTTGTACCTTCCACCGGTAATTTCTTTTTCTCTCACGCTTATACCATGCAGTATGGTGAGCCATTTACGCACACCGGTGTAGTATTGTCATACCCTGTTAATGACAATATTGTAGTCAAAGCGGGCGTTGTATCTGGCTGGGATGCATTTTTCAAGCAACCTGCCAATTTTCTTGGCAGCATGGCCTATACCACAGATGATGAGAGAACATCTTTAACCGCATCGTTAATTACCGGCAACGTGAAAACGGATGGCCTGAATAATGAGCATAATCGAACTATGTACAGCCTTGTACTGGAGCACGATATTACGGATAAGCTGCATTACGTGTTACAGCATGATTTAGGTATCGAGGCAAAAACTGCTTTGGGTCGCGCGGCGCAATGGTATGGTGTAAATCAATACTTGTTTTATGATATTTTACCGAACCTGAGTAGCGGTTTACGTGTTGAGTGGTTCCGAGATGATGACGGTGTTAGAGTGCTTGGTAATGGCAGGGGCGAAAATTTTATTGGGGTGACGGGTGGATTGAACTATACTCCGCTGGCTGGGTTCACCCTGCGTCCGGAGGTGCGATATGATCGCTCAACAAAAGATGCAGCATTTAAAGATGGTAGAGACAATGACCAGATTCTATTATCGATAAGTGGTATTTTTCGGTTTTAGAGTGCTAGTCATTACGGAATGAGATGATAGATGTCTATTGCTGTGCTTGGGCAAACGAGCGTGGTATAGGTGTAATTTTGGTTATTGATGCAATATATTTTTAACAATAAATAAGGAGAGAGACATGCATGCCGGATTTTGGCTGAAGGGAGTACTGCTAGCTTGTGGATTAGCGCTGGCTGGTGGGGTGCAGGCGAACATATCGACGGTGCCGGATGTAACGTATGAAGCGTTGGGTCTGGATCGTAGCAAGGCGACGCCGAAAGAGACGCACGAAGCGTTGGTGAAGCGTTACAAGGATCCGGCGCAAGGGGCGGGTAAGGGCACGATGGGGGAATACTGGGAGCCGATACCGTACAGCATGTACCTGGATCCGGCCACGTTTTACAAGCCACCGACCTCAATGCGCGACAAGGCGAGCCGGAAGGAATGTGTAGAATGCCACACAGATGAGTCGCCGGTATGGGTACAGGCGTGGAAGCGCAGCACCCATGCGAACCTGGACAAGGTTCGCAAACTGCAGCCGAGTGATCCGACCTACTACAAGAAAGCCAAGTTAGAAGAAGTCGAAGCCAATCTGCGTTCGATGGGTAAGTTAGGCGAGAAAGAACCTTTGAAAGAAGTTGGCTGTATAGACTGTCACGTATCGATCAATGCGGACTCGAAGCAAAAGATTGATCACAGCAAAGACCTGATCATGCCGACAGCAGATGTTTGTGGTGCCTGCCACCTGCGTGAATTTGCCGAACGTGAATCCGAGCGTGACACCATGATCTGGCCGAATGGACAATGGCCGGACGGACGTCCATCCCATGCGCTTGACTACAGCGCCAACGTTGAGACCACCGTCTGGGCCGCGATGCCGCAAAGAGAAGTTGCGGAAGGCTGCACCATGTGCCATACCAACCAGAACAAATGTGACTCCTGCCATACACGTCACGAATTTTCTGCAGCCGAATCGCGCAAACCGGAAGCGTGCGCCACCTGCCACAGCGGAGTAGACCACAACAACTGGGAAACCTATTCCATGTCCAAGCACGGCAAGATGGTTGCCATGCTGGGCGATAAATGGAACTGGGAAGCACCGCTGAAAGATGCCTACGCTGTTGGTGGACAAAATGCACCGACCTGTGCGGGTTGCCATTTCGAGTATGAAGGCGAATACACCCACAACATCACACGCAAGATTCGTTGGGCGAACTACCCATTTGTTCCGGGCATTGCAGAAAACATCACCAGCGACTGGTCAGAAGCACGGCTTGACTCCTGGGTTGTCACCTGCACCCAGTGTCACTCCGAACGTTTTGCCCGCTCCTACCTGGAACTGATGGACAAAGGCACACTGGAAGGATTGGCCAAATATCAGGAAGCCCATGAACTGGTTGAAAAGCTGTACAAGGCAGGCAACCTGACGGGACAGAAAACCAATCGTCCTGCTCCTCCGGAGCCAGAGAAACCTGGTTTCCATATTTTCACCCAGCTCTTCTGGTCGAAAGGCAACAACCCGGCCTCGATCGAACTGAAAGTACTGGAAATGGCTGAAAACGACCTGGCAAAAATGCACGTTGGTCTGGCGCATACCAACCCGGGTGGCTGGACCTATACCGAAGGTTGGGGTCCGATCAACCGTGCCTATGTTGAAATTCAGGATGAACACACCAAAATGCAGGAAATGGCTGCTCTGCAGGAACGGGTGAACAAACTGGAGAGCAAGAAAACCAGCCTGCTGGACATCACGACCCCTGAGGACAAAATCTCCCTGGGTGGACTGGGTGGTGGCATGCTGCTCGCGGGCACACTGGCCTTGCTTGGCTGGCGCAGCCGCAAGCAGAAACAGGCTTGAGCGAGCCACTGACGACTGGCCAGCGCGCGCGAGCGGGCTGGCTGGACAAGATCCTCCCGTTACTCGGCATCCTGCTGGTAACGGGAGGATTTATTTTACTCGCCTGGTTTTCCTGGCTATGGTTCACTCCTGGAACGGCCCCATATCAGTATCAATTGCTGGAGACGGGAGATAGCAGCAAATTTCCGCAACTGGAACTGAGCGCATAGCCTGACCTGACCATTGATCAATACGAAGTGCGTGTACCGGAGGTAGACCAGGTCGTTGCCTACGCCTATTTTGGACGGCGTGCGAAACATCCCCCGGTGTTGCTTGACTGGCAGAATCTCACCAGCGAACCGCTATTAATACTTGATCGCAAACCAGCTGAATTGAGTGCACTGGCGGCGGCTATTGAGAAACATGCCGCAGCAGATGCCACGATACTTGCCTGGTGGGACACCTCCGCGCAACTGGCCTTACTGACCGGACGTCATGTCCTGTCCCGCAGCCCGTTACATGAACCGCTCATTATCCCGGAAGTCTGGCAGACACAGCGCGCTGCCATCCTTGATTACGAGAGTGAACAGGTTGCCACCGTAGTGAGTGATGAAGAGCGCACCCAGTTTCAGCGTTTCACCCACGCACTGGCCCAACCGCATGAAATCGGACTGGCTGAATTGCGCGCATTAAGTGATCCTGAGCGGGAAACCTACCTGGTAGTACACGTCACCGACCTGTACAAACTGGGATTGCTATACCCGGAAAAACTCGGAGTAGCTTACAAAAACTACCGCATGACCGGTAACATTCACGGCATGATCAGCCACCTCAAAACTGAAATGGGGCGGCGCGGCTACACCACCTACACCCCTGCAATCACTATCGGAAGAACTGATTCGTGCTTTTTTTCTGACAGATGAAGCGAGTGACCAGACCCTGATTGCACCGCTACTGCCCCTAACCGACCGACCGCCGCCGCTGGAACTTGACACCCCGAGACTGATCTACCAGCAAGGTGGGTATTGGGTATACAGACTGCTGGCAGAGCCATCCGATCAGAGTGGAGAATGATTACGGGATACCCTGTTTGCAATGATTTACAGCCTGTCGTGATCGGGTACAATAGCGGACGGCGAGCGAATCGCAGGTCATTTTGATAAAACCAGGACAGTTGCAAACCAATTAGTCGCCCGAAAAACAGGCGACTAACTGGCGACTTGACCAACCGTCCCCCACAAAAGGAGAAACAATGAAACTCATCACTACCGCCAAACTGCTGGCGGTCGCGCTCATCACCCTGATAGCTGGCAACCTCATGGCAGCGGAAGCACCGTTTGAAGGCCGCAAGAAATGCAGCTCGTGCCACAAGGCGCAGGCGAAATCCTGGAACAGCACGGCGCATGCCAGTGCGATGAAATCACTAGAACCCAATGTCAAAAAAGAAGCCAAGATCAAAGCCAAACTTGATCCGGCCAAAGACTACACCCAAGACAAAGACTGTGTAGGTTGCCATGTAGATGGTTTTAACAAAAAGGCGGCTACAACATCGACGCCCCGAACAAAATGCTGGCAGCGGTTGGTTGTGAATCCTGCCATGGTGCTGGGCGACAATATCGTGGTGATCATCGCAAGGCGGGACAAACCTTTGAGAAATCCGGCAAGACCACCCCGCGTAAAACACTGGCGGACAAAGGACAGGACTTCCATTTTGAAGAAAGCTGCAATGCCTGCCACCTGAATTACGAAGGTTCTCCGTGGAAAGGTGCCAAACCGCCTTATACCCCGTTTACACCAGATGTGGACGCGAAATATACTTTTAAATTTGATGAAATGGTCAAAAACGAAAAAGCCATGCACGAACATTACAAACTGGATGGTGTTTTTAGCGGAGAGCCTAAATTCAAATA encodes the following:
- the btuB gene encoding TonB-dependent vitamin B12 receptor, whose protein sequence is MKIILLVTGFLSLIVYATTVFPANHVYEKPIVVTATRTAQTTDETLAAVTVITRQKIERLQVRSIEDLFRGLPGISIANSGGPGKLTTVFMRGTESDHVQVLIDGIRVGSATSGTTSFENIPIEQIERIEIVRGPRSSLYGSEAIGGVIQIFTRKGERGRKLSLSLGGGSYGTLNGSANLSIGNAQGWLNLGLSGIGTAGFNACRGSAISGCFNSAPDQDRDGYRNVSGAAQAGYRFANGLEIAANFLHAAGRTEFDGSPSFALNKSLITQQVFGGSASFSPLDVWRIKLTTGRSRENLDSFEDKAFKSRFNTQRDTVLLQNDLALFTNQLTTLGGDYQHDHVDSTTRYTVSSRYNWGVFAQHQAVLSRHNLQGSLRLDNNQQFGRHVTGGIAWGYALTDSMRLTASFGNAFKAPTFNELYFPNFSNAELQPEKSHSVELGAKGNTGWGGWSLSLYETRIKDLISFNLTTGGIDNVNQARIRGAEGAIIILIKGWHINMNLTLLDPVDRSAGFNRSNILARRAQQSFRLDTYRTFGKFTTGALLLAEGRRYDDPGNTSELDGYAKVDLRAEYQINSHWRLQGRVENIFDKQYETAAFFNQPGRNFFATLRYQP
- the cobO gene encoding cob(I)yrinic acid a,c-diamide adenosyltransferase, coding for MDKTAESIAREERYRTRMQRKKITVDSAIARADKQKGLLLLLTGNGKGKSSSGFGMIARALGHDMRVGVAQFIKGQSSTGEEAFFRKQSNVVWHVLGEGFTWETQDLKRDTETAQHGWKIVQKMLRDSSLNLILLDELTYPLKYGWLDSAAVVEDLNNRPAMQHVVITGRGAPEALYAIADTVTEMYDKKHAFQAGIQAQAGIDL
- a CDS encoding porin, giving the protein MQINLNNLKILPFGLCGIFLIATCVYAETDYRTGFENDYDRGLVESLTGFKYNETNFMKSLGIKFGGWTEIGFTGNPDNPKDANGPVTFNTGPNEFKLHQVYGFIQREVDTNSSTVNFGFRADLLYGTDARFATASNFDVNILNSTGERKLVFPQVYVDAFLPIGNGITATVGHFYTLIGYEVVPSTGNFFFSHAYTMQYGEPFTHTGVVLSYPVNDNIVVKAGVVSGWDAFFKQPANFLGSMAYTTDDERTSLTASLITGNVKTDGLNNEHNRTMYSLVLEHDITDKLHYVLQHDLGIEAKTALGRAAQWYGVNQYLFYDILPNLSSGLRVEWFRDDDGVRVLGNGRGENFIGVTGGLNYTPLAGFTLRPEVRYDRSTKDAAFKDGRDNDQILLSISGIFRF
- a CDS encoding hydroxylamine reductase → MHAGFWLKGVLLACGLALAGGVQANISTVPDVTYEALGLDRSKATPKETHEALVKRYKDPAQGAGKGTMGEYWEPIPYSMYLDPATFYKPPTSMRDKASRKECVECHTDESPVWVQAWKRSTHANLDKVRKLQPSDPTYYKKAKLEEVEANLRSMGKLGEKEPLKEVGCIDCHVSINADSKQKIDHSKDLIMPTADVCGACHLREFAERESERDTMIWPNGQWPDGRPSHALDYSANVETTVWAAMPQREVAEGCTMCHTNQNKCDSCHTRHEFSAAESRKPEACATCHSGVDHNNWETYSMSKHGKMVAMLGDKWNWEAPLKDAYAVGGQNAPTCAGCHFEYEGEYTHNITRKIRWANYPFVPGIAENITSDWSEARLDSWVVTCTQCHSERFARSYLELMDKGTLEGLAKYQEAHELVEKLYKAGNLTGQKTNRPAPPEPEKPGFHIFTQLFWSKGNNPASIELKVLEMAENDLAKMHVGLAHTNPGGWTYTEGWGPINRAYVEIQDEHTKMQEMAALQERVNKLESKKTSLLDITTPEDKISLGGLGGGMLLAGTLALLGWRSRKQKQA